GAAACTGGGGCGCCATGGTGCAAACTATCTTGGTAGTTTTGTCGCTTGCCCTACTCGTTACCGTATTTTTGTCGAACTCCTTTAGAACCAAGTGTAAGGTCTTTATTACCAAGCACTTTTTTGCCAATCAGTTTGACTACCGCGTAGAGTGGATAAAACTAACCAAAACACTGTCTAGCTCAATGGACGCCCCTAATACCGTTCACGAAAGTGCGCTTCGCGGCATACTTGAAGCCATCGAATATGACTCTGGCAAATTGTATAAACGGGTAAATAACGACTTCGAGCAGTTGGCACAAGTTAATCCATTACCAGACACCCATGATGACTTAACTATCATTCGTACGCTAACAGACTACTGCACGTCTAATACCTGGTTAATTGATGTACATGAATACCAAGCCAAGCCATTTCATTACAAAGGGCTGCAAATCGACAGAGATATTTTAAAAGACTGGGGTTATCAGCTTTACTTGCCGTTTTACAAAAATGATGAAATTTGGGGCTTTGCTGTGCTTTCGGCTGGGGATAAAGAACGACTGAGTTTAAATTGGGAAGTGAGAGATTATCTCAATGCTATCACCGAGCAGGTGAGTATGTTTGTGTTCCATCATGAAGCTTCAAAGCTGGTGGCTGAAAATGCGCAGTTTGCTGCGTTCAATAGAATGTCTGCGTTTGTTGTGCATGATTTAAAGAATGTGATGGCACAAGTCGATTTGATCTTGGCCAACGCGCAGCAGCATAAACACAACCCCGAGTTTATTGAAGACACATTTGAAACATTGGAACATACCAAAGCGCGTATGGATAAAATGTTAAAGCAATTAACGGATAAAAAGATTAATGATGATGGGGCTCACACTTCGTGCTCGTTATCGCATATTATTAATGATGTAGTGGCAAACCGATGCATGGGGCTTCTTCCCGCCCCTAAAGTGCACTGCAGCAGCGAAGAGCCGGTATTAATTGATAAAGAAAAAGTCGCCAATGTTTTCTATCACCTAATAAGTAATGCGCAACAAGCAACCGAAGATAGCGGCGAAATAGATATTGTACTAACGCATGACATCCAAAACCGTGTTCAATATGTAATGATAGAGGACACAGGAACCGGGATGGATCAAGACTTCATCGATACTCGCTTGTTTACACCTTTCGATACCACGAAAGGTAACGCAGGAATGGGGATTGGTGCGTACGATGCGAAAACGTACATTGAATCTATTGGTGGGAAAATAAGCGTTCAAAGTGAACCAGGGAAAGGGAGTTGTTTTACGCTAGCATTTACGCTGAATTGAGCAAAGTGAGCGATGACAACCAACCTATGTTGATATGGACGAAGTAACACAGGAACAGACTGATGACAGATACCGTTTTAGTGGTAGATGACGATTTAGGTATTCAGAAACAATTAAAGTGGAGCTTAACCGACTACGACGTTGTTTTTGCTGACGATCATACCTCGGCAATTGCGCAACTGCGCCGTTACGAACCTAAAGTCGTGACACTAGATTTAGGGCTGCCACCCGACCCAGCAAATGCGTCGGAAGGCTTGAGAATTCTACAAGATATTATTTCCTTAGCGCCTAGAACCAAGGTCATTGTTGTCACCGGTAACAACGAAAAAGAGAATGCACTTAAAGCTATCAACTTCGGTGCCTACGACTTTTACCAAAAACCCATAGATTCTGACACCATAAAGCTACTCGTGTATCGCGCGCTTAATTTGGCGAAATTAGAGTTAGAAAACAGCATTTTATCCAAAGTGCGCACAGGTATGAGCCGTATCATTGGTAACAGTGAGTCTATTCAAACGGTAGTGCGTAAAGCTGAAAAAATAGCGAATACCGATGTGAGTACGTTACTGCTAGGTGAAAGTGGAACGGGTAAAGAGGTGTTTGCTCGCAGCATCCATGAACACAGCCCTCGTAAAGATAAACCGTTTGTTGCCATTAACTGTGCATCTATTCCTGAAAATCTTTTGGAAAGTGAGCTTTTCGGTTACGAGAAAGGCGCATTTACTGGCGCCAATAAAACGACCCTAGGTAAAATTGAAACCGCCCAAGGTGGCACGCTATTTCTAGATGAAATTGGCGATATGCCTATCGGACTGCAAGCCAAAATGCTACGTTTTTTACAAGAACGTGTTATTGAGCGAGTGGGGGGCCGTGCCGAAATTCCTGTGGATATTAGGGTTATTTGTGCGACCCACAGAGATTTGCAAACCATGGTGGCAGAAGAGCGTTTTAGGGAAGATTTATATTACCGTGTTGGTGAAATTCCCATTATGATCCCGCCGTTGCGAGATAGAGATCAAGATATTATCTTGCTTGCCCGTACCTTCCTTAATATTTATCGTGAAGAGTTTAATGCCAAGGCAAAGAGCTTTTCTGAATCTGCGATTAATTCCATGCTGGCTCACAAATGGCCTGGGAATATTCGTGAAATGCAAAATAAGCTGAAATCGGCAGTGATCATGGCCGAGGGTACAGTCATACAGCCTGATGACTTAGGTTTGTTCGCGGTAGATGGTAGTGGAGAGTCTGAAACCTTGAATCTTCGCGAGGTACGAGAGGTTGCTGAAAGTAAGGCAATTCGTAGGGCGTATCATCAAGCGGATAAAAATATGTCTAAAACCGCTGAATTGCTAGGTGTTACGCGCCCAACCTTGTACTCACTTATTGATAAATACCACTTGGATGACTTAAAAAGTTCGGCGTGAGACTCATCGAAAAGGCGTAGTTTGATGCTACGCTCTTGCCTATCGCACCCTTAGGTGCGATAGGCTTCATAAAGCCACTATTTAGGTATAACCTGTTACTACGACAAGCTTGGTCGAGCGCGCTAGTCTTATAGCGGATTCGTTGGGACAGCTTCACTGTGACAACTTCACTGCGACAACTCACAATGTCTCAAAACCCATGCTGCGTCTCCAGAGGTACTCAAACAGTGGCTCTGCTCAGGGAATATGGTATTGGCTGTGATGTTTAGCTAATAAATCATGCCCGTAAAAGGCGACATGCAACCCAATATTGCCCTGATCATCTTCGGTAAAAATTGGCGTCGAGCATTCATTACAGAAAAACTGTTTGCTGTTTGGCGATAGCTGTAGCTCACCTAGCATCGATGGCGCACAATCTATCACTAGATGCTCACGTGCACCGGCGATGGTGAGGTTAAGCGTTTCGCTGCAGGATAATGTTTCTACGTCCAACTCATCTTCGCTAATATCAGACAACTCAAATTGCACGGCCTGACACTGGCAACTACCTTTATACATAATGTACGCTCCTACTCATCGGGCCAATTTATGCTCGACAGCGTGTTAAATGATGTAGAAATGTATGACTGCTTAAAATGAAATTTTTTATCGAGAGGGGTGTCTTGCACATCGCCAATCAGGGCTTTATTGGTATCGATAACCCCAATCCACCCATTGCGGCCAGACATTTTGGTGGCATATAAACAATAATCTACCACTGAAAAGGTGCTCTTCCAGCTTTCTTCGAAGGACACATGTTCAACAGGGGGAAGAATACTAAAGCCGATACTGCAGGTAACACGAAGCGAGCGAGTATCGTCGATATGAAACACGTTATCATTTACTGCGGCGCGGCATCGTTCGGCCAGTTGGGGAAGGTCATCTCGCATAGAGTGACGGCATATTACCAAGAACTCTTCGCCGCCCCAGCGAATAAGTAAATCCGTTTGCCTGAAAACTTCTCGAAGGACGTCGGCGAACTGACTCAGTACTTTATCGCCCGCTAAATGGCCATGCTCATCATTAATACGTTTAAAATGGTCGATGTCTATTAAGAAGCAAAGCAGGTCTTGGTTGCGTTCATTGTGACCTTCTTGATGTTTGTTCGCATGAGCACTGCGCTTAAGTTCACCTGGCAATTGGGATTCAAGGTAGTGCCGGTTATACAAGCCTGTCAGGGAATCATGCAGACTCACTTGCTCAAGGGTTTTATAGGCTGTTTGTAGCTCAGAATTTTTTTGTTCAAGCTCTTTTGTTCGCTGCTTAACTTCACGGCGAAGCCTGATGGTTTGTTGGCGCTGAGTGTATCTGCTCCAAATGAGAAAAAGCGTTAATAACCCTGCAATTAAGGTACTCCAAAACAATGTCGTGCGCAGATTAGTTTGCTCGGCTTCAGCTAATGCAAGTTGTTTGGTTTTCTGTAATACCTGAATAGACTGTGCTTGACGCTCAATTTCTATTTCGGCTTGAAGTTGCGCAATAGCGACCTCGCTACCTGAGCTCAGCACCTCTTCTCGTATATTTTGCAATACCGACTGAATATCTAATGCGCGCTTAAACTCCCCCTTTGCTGCTAGGGCTTTCACTTGAATCGATAAGAAGTTCAGCTGGCTGCGTAAATCTCCGCGCCGTCTTGCTTCAATAGTGCCATTTTTAGCGTACGCTAGCGCATCGTCAAACTGTTGCAATGACATCATTGCATTGGCTAATGCTAGGCGGGCTTGTTGCAGCAACTTTTGCTGGCCTGTAGATTTAGCCACCGCGAGTGATTCCTCTAGCAACATCAAGCCTTGCTCTGTGTCACCGGTTTTTACCAGCGCTTCGCCTAACCATGCCTGAGTAGTAGAAATTTCATTTGCCTCCCCATTCTCTTTTAATAGGGTTAGTGCGTGTGTAAGTGCTTCTGATGCTTCTTCAATATCGCCTTTCAGTAACAGCAAAGCGCCAATCTTACCCAGTATTTGAGCTGTTAGCGGCTTGTCATTACTTGTTTTCGCTATTTGTAATGCGTCTTGATAATACGTGTTGGCCTCAGAAAACTGATTTAATGTGACATATATATCACCAATGGTGGCGAGGCCTTGGCCAGTACTTTTTGTATCTTGTTGTACCCGAAATAAGCTTAATGCTTTTTTTAATGTATAAAGAGCAGCCTGAACTTGGCCTTGTTCTTTTTGGACAAGGCCAATTTCCATTTGAATGGTCGCATTTAACGGGAGGACACCTTGGGTTTGCGCGATAGATTGGGCACGTCGAAGGTAGCCAATAGATTGCTCATAGTTCCCTAGAAAACGTTGCGAAGTACCAAGGTGGTGTAAGGTATTTGCCATATCAATAAGTTGGCCATGGCGGGTGAATCCATCTAACGCAACGTAGAGTGCATCGTTTGCTACATTGAAACGGGATGCGCTTTGTAATAGCTGCCCTACCTCATAGAACGTACTGGCCGACAATGTACTTATCGACAATGTACCGCTTTGATGGGCTTGTTCAATGGCAAGTAGAGTTTGACGCTCGGCATCCTCGAAAGCCCCGCTTTGAATGAGTTCGTGAACAGTTTGAGTAAGGGCTGCAGGTGAAGCTTTTGTAGGCGAAGAAAAGCCCACTAAAGCGAAAAGTAGCGAAACGGTGACAATGCTGGTGGCAAAACGCCGAGCCGACTGTCTGGGCATTATAGAAGCTTCCTTACGACTACGCATTTATTGCCCTCCCTTTAATAAAGAAGAAGGACTGAAAATTTATGAGTAAAACTGAAGTGCTGATATCGTTATAAGCAGTCAATTTCTATCACTACTATTATGGCGAACAACCCGAAGAAATAACGTATCAGGCATTAGACTAAAGTATAAATTTGGCACGCAGAGTACCTGTTCTAATCAGAATTTACACATTAAATAAAACTGTTATGCTTTTTTGAGTTCGGCTTGCCGGAAGCGTAAGGCTGAATCATTCCCTGACAGGTTGAAACTTTTGTCTAACATAAAATAAGAATATAGTGAGATGCACAATATTGAAAAGCTTAATGTGTCTTAATAAGCATTAATATTAGTCGTTACGCATGCTAATTCATACCTTTACTCGGATTAGATGAACCGAGGCTGTTCTTTTTTCTTAGATTTCTCTATGCTAGCAACTTCATTTATTTGCGCGTAGCGAGAACACTATGTCAGAAAGTCGTTTTATATCAAAAGAAGGTCAGCAAGTACCTTCCGTATCTATTCCTGTTCGCGATGGCGAAACGTGGGCAACTAAAACCACTGAAGAATTGTTTAGCAACAAAACAGTGGTGGTTTTTTCACTTCCCGGCGCGTTTACGCCTACATGTTCTTCTACGCACTTACCTCGCTACAATGCACTCGCCAAAGTTTTTAAACAGCATGGCGTAGATGACATATTGTGCATATCAGTCAACGATACGTTTGTAATGAATGCATGGGCAGCCGATCAAGAAGCAGAAAATGTTACTGTTATACCGGATGGAAATGGGGATTTTACTGACGGAATGGGTATGTTGGTAGACAAAGCCGATTTAGGTTTTGGAAAGCGTAGCTGGCGCTATTCTATGTTGGTTAAAAACGGCACTGTAGAGAAAATGTTCATTGAACCAGACGTGCCTGGCGACCCGTTTGAGGTTTCTGATGCCGACACTATGCTTGCTTATATAGCCCCAGGCGCTGAGAAACAAGCGCCGGTATCACTATTCACTAAGCCTAACTGCCCATTTTGTACAAAAGCGAAAGCGTTGTTAACCGACAAGGGTTACGACTTTGAAGAGATTGTACTAGGGAAAGATGCCTCGTTAACTAGCCTTAACGCAATGACTGGCCGTGACACCGTACCTCAAGTATTCATTGGCGGTAAGCATATTGGCGGGTCAGACGACTTAGCATTGTATTTTAGCTAAATACAAGTAACGACGGTAACAAAGCGCTTACTAACACAACATGTGCTAAAACAGGGCTTGTTGAGCTGAAATTTGTTAAAACAGCATACCGTCACAGTGTAACTGTAATAGCGTAAGGTCATTATTTAATGGCCTTATTTTGTTATAATTGGCTAATTGTAATGCCTTCTGGAGAATATACGTGCATTCAAAGTTTGCTCTCGCAAAATTATCTATACTTCCTGTTGCAGTAGTGTGCTTTGCATTGATAGGCACATTAATAGGAACATTTTTCGCTAGTTCTGCAGCAGCCAGCACTCTTGAAACACAAGACGCATTAACGCGATTTGCTGATTTTTATAAGCAAGAGTGGGGTGAAACGCAGCGATGTAAATCTTCTAAACTGCATCGCTACACGGTATGTGGCAACGTACTTCGCAACGAAGGTAATGCTCCCTTCGTGCTGCATCACGATACCCCTTCAAAGAAAGTGGCCGTGCTAGTCCACGGACTTAGTGATTCACCTTTCTTTATGCGAGAAATTAGCAATATTTTATTCAACGAAGGCTACGACGTTATTGTTCCACTGTTACCTGGGCATGGGTTGCGAGATGATGAGGGGGCAATGAGTGACAGCGATTTAGCCGAGCGTTGGCAAGCACATGTTGATGAGGTTATCGCGTTAGCTGATGACATGGGCGACACCCTGATTGTTGGAGGGTTTTCTACTGGTGGCGCATTAGCGGTCGATCAGTACCTAGACACAAATGAAAACATAGATGGGCTTATGTTGTTTTCTGGTGCATTGGCACTTTCTGAAAATGCCGAGAGTATGTCTAGAATTTGGGGTATTAAGTGGGTGGCGAAAATTGTGGATGGTAGTTATATCACGCACGGTCCGAACCCTTTTAAATACCCAAATGTTGCAGGCTTTGCGGGGTTAGAGTTGATGGATATTATTGAAAAAATTCGCGACGACTTCGAAGACGGCAAGCGTATTGAAGTGCCTCTTTTTGCTGCGCACTCTCAAGCTGATGCCACCACGCCTATTCACGGTGTAGAAAATCTAATGGAAAATAGCGCAGGGCCAAATACGTTTTTTGTTATCGATGCATCTTATGCGTTGTGCCACGCCGACCTTGTGGTGAACACGTCAATGTTACACGATATGAAGTTCAATAAAGTCATGGTAAATGAAAACGAAGAATGTGCAGTACCAAAAGCAAATCCTTTATTTTCAACCATGACAATGATGCTGAAAACCTATGCGCAACAATTCTAGCGTTTTACAGCTCTAACAAATGCGATTAAGCTTTAAGGCATGATAGCTAAATTGAAAAAGCAGCGACGTGGCTACGTCGTCATATTGATAATGGTTATTTCCTTGGTGACTAAATTGTCGCCGGGAATGGCTATGCCAAACACTATGCCAATGGCTACCTCAAAGGCCGCGACAACGCCTGCGGACGTGATGTCTAATGAAGCAAATTCTGAGTACAATTCATCAGAAGCAAGTCGCGCCAATAAAAAAATGCATGCTGGTGCTAGTGGGTGCCATTCAGCTATTTACGCTTCTACAAGCGAAGTAATCACGCCTTCAAGCGCTCAATCTACTGCAAAAAATGCTCACGCCATTCATAGTGGCTCAAGTGCTCCCCGCGAAGCTATGAAATCTAGTATGCACGGTGACACATCTGAGTCGTGCTGCGACGTCCAGTGTCAATGCCCTACAGGTGTATGTGCCACTGTTTATGCCGTCATAAATAACGAACTCTCGGTAGCAGTTATTGCGCCCACTCCGTTGGTGGTTTTTGTTAACCACCAAACTCCTTACACTATACCCAACACCCAATTTCGCCCCCCAAAATTCACTTTCGCAGGATAGTTGTATCTGGCGGGAGCGTATAGCACCCATGGTTTTCTTTTTATTCCCTTAGTACAAAGGGAAATTGATGTGGTTTTCTCATGTTTGCATTTAATCTGGGTATGATTTTTAACTACCAAACTCAAGTTCGATTACGTACTTGTTACCTTCAGCGTGCTTGGCTAGGGATATTACTTTTTGTAATTAATACACCTTCCCTCGCAACGACCCTCAGTCTTAAAGATGCGCAACATCTCGCACTAAACCAAGACGTTTATTTTCAAGGCAGCAAACTTGAAGAGGCTGCGTATCAGCACGATAGTAATGCGGCTGATAGTTGGGATAACCCCACAATCAGCACTACATTGCAAAGCGTGCCAACAGATGGATTTTCGCTGAATCAAGAGCCTATGACACAGTTGAAATTGGGTATTCGACAAGCTATGCCAAGGGGGAATTCCGCAAACATCTCCCGCACCATTGCCATTGAGCAAGCCCAAAAAGAACCTGTGAAAAGAGCAGCAAGGCGAGCGTGGTTGTTGCGAGAAGTGTCGCTGGAGTGGCTGGCGTGGTATCGGGCAGAGCAAACCCTAGCCTTATTGCGTGAAGAATCGCAGTCGTTAGCGCAGTTACTCGAGACAGTAGAGTCGTCTTACCGAAGTGGCGTGGGCGGCACTCAACAGCAAGACATTATTCAGATTCGACTAGAGCGCCTTCGCTTAAAAGATACGATTTTGAAGGAACAGCAGGCTGCATCTGTCGCCCTAGCACGACTTTCGCGGTGGTTCGATTTTTCTAGTGAAGTTAGTTTTACTGTGCCCGAAACACTCAATCATCACGAAATATTCCCTTTTAATAAATCTTTAGCTACACAGCTTAAACGACGTGACGTACTCAATGTTATTGACGCTCATCCCTCTGTGCAGCTGCTTGTAAAAGATGAATTGGTGGCTACACAGAAATTGACTCTTGCCAAAGAGCAAACCAAACCTAAATGGGCTATTGAAGCAGCATACGGATATCGTCAAGATGCCCAAAACGGCATGAGCCAAGCTGACTTTATTAGTGTGGGTGTCCAAGTTGATTTACCGCTGTTTAACAGTAAGCGTCAAGATGCAAATGTGTCGGCATCAGCAGCAAGGTTAGGGGTGACATCCACACAGCGACGATTAGAAGTGAGGCGATTAGCAGCCCTTGCTGAAGCACGTGAAGCAGAGCTTGCAAGCTTAACTGACCGCCAGCAGTTATTTGATACCGCATTACTTGAACAATCAGAGAGTTTAGCCGAATCAGCGCTCAATGCCTACATAGCCGATAAGGGCACATTTGACGACGTAATGCGTGCGCGTATCTCTCTCATATCCGCAAAGTTAGATGCCCTAGCGCTTCACGTCGATATAGCAAAGACTTTAGCCGAACTCGCTTACCTGTATTACCCGCTGACAAACGAAAAAAATCAGTTAACAGGTTCTCGATTGGATGACAGATTTCTAGACACCCACAAAACCACTACCGACGGAGTAGCAAAACAATGAAGACACTATTTATTCTTATAGTCGGATTAATCGGTGGCGCAGCGGCTATGTTTGTTTGGAATTTAAACATGCAGGGCGAGGCTGCTGTTGAGGGTGTGGTTGCTGGCGGTGATGAAAACTCAAATAACAAAAAGCCCCTTTATTGGGTTGCACCGATGGATGATGCCTACCGTCGAGATAAGCCGGGTAAGTCGCCAATGGGCATGGATCTAGTGCCTGTATATCCGGCATCGGATAGCAGTGAAAATCGTGGTGAAGGTGAGGTAACAATTTCACCCCAGGTACAACAAAATATGGGCGTGAAGTTTACCACGGTAAAACGAGGGCAACTGGATTTGACCTTTAGTGCAGTGGGTAATGTTACCTATAACGAAGACTACTTGGTGCATATTCACCCCAGAGTAGAGGGTTGGATTGATAAGCTGTTTATTAAAACGGAAGGTGAGGCCGTTAGCCAAGGGCAAAAACTGTATACCCTTTATTCACCTGCTCTGGTGACTGCGCAAGAGGAATTTGTTATTGCGCTAAAGCGAGGAGACACACGCTTAGCCGCAGGTGCTAAACAACGTTTAAAAGCGCTGCACTTATCGGATGGGTTTATTGCGCAACTCGAAAAAAGCCGCGAGGTTTCACAAACTATTACCTTCTTTGCCCCCCAAGCCGGCGTGGTAGAACATTTAGGAGTTCGCGAAGGATTCTATGTTCAACCTGGCACCACGGTGCTTAGTATTGCTCGTTTAGACAGTGTATGGGTTGAAGCGCGCGTATTTGAACAAGATGTCCCTAAAGTGGCACTTGATCAGCAGGTATCGGTTACGTTTGACTATCTGCCAAATAAAACCTTTTCAGGTAAAGTTGATTTTATCTACCCAGCACTTGATGT
The nucleotide sequence above comes from Alteromonas naphthalenivorans. Encoded proteins:
- the prsK gene encoding XrtA/PEP-CTERM system histidine kinase PrsK → MISDIGYALNSLAYLLLMLLLFAVRKPGLANHLLVLATATTLFWSTSMITALFGPISLSWLLTIDALRQVAWLLFLAGCLKNNFTNLFDVLRRPTTLFILLPGCIALVLPHVLWIDASWRYLMLIILALEVLILLEVIYRQADADQWAYKPLILYLGATHLFDFVTYANATMVNQVEVNYIAARGYIYFLLIPFLVIAIRRIKHWGVDIFISRDVVLHSSLLLVAGAYLFIMAIIGYAISYVGGNWGAMVQTILVVLSLALLVTVFLSNSFRTKCKVFITKHFFANQFDYRVEWIKLTKTLSSSMDAPNTVHESALRGILEAIEYDSGKLYKRVNNDFEQLAQVNPLPDTHDDLTIIRTLTDYCTSNTWLIDVHEYQAKPFHYKGLQIDRDILKDWGYQLYLPFYKNDEIWGFAVLSAGDKERLSLNWEVRDYLNAITEQVSMFVFHHEASKLVAENAQFAAFNRMSAFVVHDLKNVMAQVDLILANAQQHKHNPEFIEDTFETLEHTKARMDKMLKQLTDKKINDDGAHTSCSLSHIINDVVANRCMGLLPAPKVHCSSEEPVLIDKEKVANVFYHLISNAQQATEDSGEIDIVLTHDIQNRVQYVMIEDTGTGMDQDFIDTRLFTPFDTTKGNAGMGIGAYDAKTYIESIGGKISVQSEPGKGSCFTLAFTLN
- the prsR gene encoding PEP-CTERM-box response regulator transcription factor; this translates as MTDTVLVVDDDLGIQKQLKWSLTDYDVVFADDHTSAIAQLRRYEPKVVTLDLGLPPDPANASEGLRILQDIISLAPRTKVIVVTGNNEKENALKAINFGAYDFYQKPIDSDTIKLLVYRALNLAKLELENSILSKVRTGMSRIIGNSESIQTVVRKAEKIANTDVSTLLLGESGTGKEVFARSIHEHSPRKDKPFVAINCASIPENLLESELFGYEKGAFTGANKTTLGKIETAQGGTLFLDEIGDMPIGLQAKMLRFLQERVIERVGGRAEIPVDIRVICATHRDLQTMVAEERFREDLYYRVGEIPIMIPPLRDRDQDIILLARTFLNIYREEFNAKAKSFSESAINSMLAHKWPGNIREMQNKLKSAVIMAEGTVIQPDDLGLFAVDGSGESETLNLREVREVAESKAIRRAYHQADKNMSKTAELLGVTRPTLYSLIDKYHLDDLKSSA
- a CDS encoding GGDEF domain-containing protein, with the protein product MPRQSARRFATSIVTVSLLFALVGFSSPTKASPAALTQTVHELIQSGAFEDAERQTLLAIEQAHQSGTLSISTLSASTFYEVGQLLQSASRFNVANDALYVALDGFTRHGQLIDMANTLHHLGTSQRFLGNYEQSIGYLRRAQSIAQTQGVLPLNATIQMEIGLVQKEQGQVQAALYTLKKALSLFRVQQDTKSTGQGLATIGDIYVTLNQFSEANTYYQDALQIAKTSNDKPLTAQILGKIGALLLLKGDIEEASEALTHALTLLKENGEANEISTTQAWLGEALVKTGDTEQGLMLLEESLAVAKSTGQQKLLQQARLALANAMMSLQQFDDALAYAKNGTIEARRRGDLRSQLNFLSIQVKALAAKGEFKRALDIQSVLQNIREEVLSSGSEVAIAQLQAEIEIERQAQSIQVLQKTKQLALAEAEQTNLRTTLFWSTLIAGLLTLFLIWSRYTQRQQTIRLRREVKQRTKELEQKNSELQTAYKTLEQVSLHDSLTGLYNRHYLESQLPGELKRSAHANKHQEGHNERNQDLLCFLIDIDHFKRINDEHGHLAGDKVLSQFADVLREVFRQTDLLIRWGGEEFLVICRHSMRDDLPQLAERCRAAVNDNVFHIDDTRSLRVTCSIGFSILPPVEHVSFEESWKSTFSVVDYCLYATKMSGRNGWIGVIDTNKALIGDVQDTPLDKKFHFKQSYISTSFNTLSSINWPDE
- a CDS encoding glutathione peroxidase, coding for MSESRFISKEGQQVPSVSIPVRDGETWATKTTEELFSNKTVVVFSLPGAFTPTCSSTHLPRYNALAKVFKQHGVDDILCISVNDTFVMNAWAADQEAENVTVIPDGNGDFTDGMGMLVDKADLGFGKRSWRYSMLVKNGTVEKMFIEPDVPGDPFEVSDADTMLAYIAPGAEKQAPVSLFTKPNCPFCTKAKALLTDKGYDFEEIVLGKDASLTSLNAMTGRDTVPQVFIGGKHIGGSDDLALYFS
- a CDS encoding alpha/beta hydrolase, with protein sequence MHSKFALAKLSILPVAVVCFALIGTLIGTFFASSAAASTLETQDALTRFADFYKQEWGETQRCKSSKLHRYTVCGNVLRNEGNAPFVLHHDTPSKKVAVLVHGLSDSPFFMREISNILFNEGYDVIVPLLPGHGLRDDEGAMSDSDLAERWQAHVDEVIALADDMGDTLIVGGFSTGGALAVDQYLDTNENIDGLMLFSGALALSENAESMSRIWGIKWVAKIVDGSYITHGPNPFKYPNVAGFAGLELMDIIEKIRDDFEDGKRIEVPLFAAHSQADATTPIHGVENLMENSAGPNTFFVIDASYALCHADLVVNTSMLHDMKFNKVMVNENEECAVPKANPLFSTMTMMLKTYAQQF
- a CDS encoding TolC family protein, which translates into the protein MFAFNLGMIFNYQTQVRLRTCYLQRAWLGILLFVINTPSLATTLSLKDAQHLALNQDVYFQGSKLEEAAYQHDSNAADSWDNPTISTTLQSVPTDGFSLNQEPMTQLKLGIRQAMPRGNSANISRTIAIEQAQKEPVKRAARRAWLLREVSLEWLAWYRAEQTLALLREESQSLAQLLETVESSYRSGVGGTQQQDIIQIRLERLRLKDTILKEQQAASVALARLSRWFDFSSEVSFTVPETLNHHEIFPFNKSLATQLKRRDVLNVIDAHPSVQLLVKDELVATQKLTLAKEQTKPKWAIEAAYGYRQDAQNGMSQADFISVGVQVDLPLFNSKRQDANVSASAARLGVTSTQRRLEVRRLAALAEAREAELASLTDRQQLFDTALLEQSESLAESALNAYIADKGTFDDVMRARISLISAKLDALALHVDIAKTLAELAYLYYPLTNEKNQLTGSRLDDRFLDTHKTTTDGVAKQ
- a CDS encoding efflux RND transporter periplasmic adaptor subunit, translated to MKTLFILIVGLIGGAAAMFVWNLNMQGEAAVEGVVAGGDENSNNKKPLYWVAPMDDAYRRDKPGKSPMGMDLVPVYPASDSSENRGEGEVTISPQVQQNMGVKFTTVKRGQLDLTFSAVGNVTYNEDYLVHIHPRVEGWIDKLFIKTEGEAVSQGQKLYTLYSPALVTAQEEFVIALKRGDTRLAAGAKQRLKALHLSDGFIAQLEKSREVSQTITFFAPQAGVVEHLGVREGFYVQPGTTVLSIARLDSVWVEARVFEQDVPKVALDQQVSVTFDYLPNKTFSGKVDFIYPALDVETRTLKVRVTLKNDSGDIKPNMFANVIFTKQTEKPVLYVPYQSVIQIQSQGQNQNLAQNRVVMNVEESFKSIAVNVGRKAGDFIEITQGVNEGDKIVLSAQFLIDSESSKTSDFKRMQSHGDHEMVKHNKPMSDTPEHDPMQHDPTKHDPTQHDSPQKESNLPEKSHHGLQHQGVNHEAKHHEGMHHD